The region TGAGCCGTCCAAAAAGCTCCTTGGGCCTGCTGTTTTCATCCGAGATAAGATAAAACTTATCATAGTCATAGCAGTCGTCTTCCCAGTCATATTCAGACAGGCAGCCTGAACGCCTGAGCGACGCCTTCAGCTGCTCCACCCTTGGAATAGGTGACTGTGACCTGTGAATGTGGATTCCGTCCGACGCTTCAAGGGCTCCGTCCAGTCCGCACGCATCAATATGGCTCTTGATATCCAGCCCTCTCTCATGAGGAATGTGGTAGCTGTACATTACCCTGCCCTCCGCAAGGATATATGTCCCGCAGCCGCACAGATATCCGTCTGCTTCCACCAGCTTCTTAATTTCACCCAGATGGGCATATACACGGCCTGTATTGATGAACACCAGATGTCCCTTTGCCCGCGCCTCCTTCAGCGCCTGTACCGCACTTTCGGGAACCCGGCCTGTTTTCTCAGACAGGAGGGTTCCGTCAATATCATAAAATAAAGCTTTCGTTTTCTTATTCATCATCTCTGAACACAATGGTCTGTGCTTCCTCGTCCATGCTCTCCACGATTGCCAGTGACTCCAGCCGGATTCCCTCTGAACGCAGCAGGTCTCCGCCTACCTGGAATCCCTTCTCGATGACAATGCCCGCGCCTACCAGCTCAGCGCCGGAATCCCGTACAAGGGCAGCCAGGCCCTCCAGAGCCTTTCCATTGGCAAGGAAGTCATCAATGAGCAGCACCTTATCACCGGCTCCCAGAAACTCTTTTGACACAATGATATCATAAACCCTGCCATGGGTGTAGGACTCCACCTTGGTGGTATAAACCTCGCCTGCAATATTTTTGGTCTGCGTCTTCTTGGCAAATACAACCGGCACATCAAAATACTGGGCCACAATACATGCAATCCCGATTCCGGAGGCCTCAATGGTAAGAATCTTGGTGACCTCCACATCGGCGAACCTGCGCTTGAATTCTTTCCCAATCTCTCCAAAAAGCTTGATGTCCATCTGATGGTTTAAGAAGCTGTCCACCTTCAGAACGTTTCCGGCTTTTATCTTGCCGTCCTTGCGTATCCTGTCCTTTAAAATCTGCATGTACGAGTCCTCCTTTTTCTTTTGGCAATCCTTCTTTACTGTGCGGCAGTTGTCTCTGCAGCTGTGGTTTCTGCCGGAGCTGTGGTTTCCTCTGCGGCAGCAGTCTCTTCCGCTGCCGTTGTTTCCTCTGCGGCGGCAGTCCCTTCTGCGGCCGTTGTCTCCTCTGCCGGAGCAGCTGCATCCTGGGCTTCGTTGACTGCGTTGTCCGCCATGAACTTCATTACCTTCTGGTTCAGGGCCATTTCATCCAGGGTCTCCTGGCCGAAATATTCCACTGCGGCCTCGAGGGTCTGGCCGTTCATCTCCGCAAATGCCTGGCGGTCGGCATCCTCCAGGGTAATGCCCTCCAGCTCGGCAACCTTAAGGATAACCAGCTGGTTCTTCACATCATCCTTCACTGACGCGTAAACAGCTTCCTGTAATCCGGGAACATCCATGCCATTGGCTCTGGCCATGCCGGACAGGTTGGTGCCGTACATCTTAGCCTGCTCTTCATACTGCTTGATGCGGTCATTATAGCGTCTGGAAAGGGTATTCTTATTCAGCTTAAACTTGGAGTTCTCAACCACATTCTTAAGTACATACTGCTGAATCTGAAGGTCGGCAGACTGCTGCTTCTGCTTTAAAAGGTCCTCCTTAACGCTGGCCCTGTACTCATCCACTGTCTTAAAATCAGAAACGCTCTGTACAAATGCGTCGTCCAGTACGGCTGACTGCTTTTCCTTTACAGCATTCACAGTCACCTCAAATACAACGTCCTGTCCCGCCAGGGCTTTCTCGCTGTAGTCCTCCGGGAACGTCAGGTTCAGTTCCTTCTTATCGCCCTTTTTTGTGCCAATCAGTCCATCCTCGAATCCGTCGATCATTTTGCCG is a window of Enterocloster clostridioformis DNA encoding:
- a CDS encoding HAD-IIB family hydrolase, giving the protein MCSEMMNKKTKALFYDIDGTLLSEKTGRVPESAVQALKEARAKGHLVFINTGRVYAHLGEIKKLVEADGYLCGCGTYILAEGRVMYSYHIPHERGLDIKSHIDACGLDGALEASDGIHIHRSQSPIPRVEQLKASLRRSGCLSEYDWEDDCYDYDKFYLISDENSRPKELFGRLRDMEIIDRGNGEYECVPRGHSKATAIDLVLKHYGISLDDAYVFGDSGNDLAMFRYASNCILMGKHDEVLEPYATFETKDVEEDGIAYAMKELGII
- a CDS encoding xanthine phosphoribosyltransferase, giving the protein MQILKDRIRKDGKIKAGNVLKVDSFLNHQMDIKLFGEIGKEFKRRFADVEVTKILTIEASGIGIACIVAQYFDVPVVFAKKTQTKNIAGEVYTTKVESYTHGRVYDIIVSKEFLGAGDKVLLIDDFLANGKALEGLAALVRDSGAELVGAGIVIEKGFQVGGDLLRSEGIRLESLAIVESMDEEAQTIVFRDDE
- the tig gene encoding trigger factor; its protein translation is MKKLALICLCGLVAASIMTGCGASQTEGKENLGTVELAEYKGVKVNVPAVMVTDAEVESKINQVLSQNPKIEEVDRPAAEGDIVNIDYVGKQDGVEFAGGTGEGQDLTLGSGKMIDGFEDGLIGTKKGDKKELNLTFPEDYSEKALAGQDVVFEVTVNAVKEKQSAVLDDAFVQSVSDFKTVDEYRASVKEDLLKQKQQSADLQIQQYVLKNVVENSKFKLNKNTLSRRYNDRIKQYEEQAKMYGTNLSGMARANGMDVPGLQEAVYASVKDDVKNQLVILKVAELEGITLEDADRQAFAEMNGQTLEAAVEYFGQETLDEMALNQKVMKFMADNAVNEAQDAAAPAEETTAAEGTAAAEETTAAEETAAAEETTAPAETTAAETTAAQ